A genomic window from Streptomyces sp. WMMC940 includes:
- the allB gene encoding allantoinase AllB, whose protein sequence is MSDTHVTDVDLVLRSTRVVTPGGTRPASIAVAAGRIAAVLPHDAEVPAGARLEDVGHHVVLPGLVDTHVHVNDPGRTEWEGFWTATRAAAAGGITTLLDMPLNSLPPTTTVGNLRVKQDVARPKAHVDTGFWGGALPGNVKDLRPLYDAGVFGFKCFLSPSGVEEFPELDQEQLARSLAEIAGFGGLLIVHAEDPHHLAAAPQRPGPRYADFLASRPRDAENTAIANLIAQARRLNARVHVLHLSSADALPLIAAAKAEGVRITVESCPHFLTLTAEEVPDGATEFKCCPPIREARNQDVLWQGLADGTIDCVVSDHSPCTGDLKTPDFASAWGGISSLQLGLPAIWTEARRRGHTLEDVARWMSAAPAELAGLTQKGAVEAGRDADFAVLAPDETFTVDPAELHHRNRVTAYAGRTLHGVVKSTWLRGTRIVENGTVAEPTGRLLERND, encoded by the coding sequence GTGTCCGACACGCACGTCACGGACGTGGACCTGGTGCTGCGCTCGACACGGGTCGTCACCCCCGGCGGCACGCGCCCCGCGTCGATCGCCGTCGCCGCCGGAAGGATCGCGGCGGTGCTTCCGCACGACGCCGAGGTGCCGGCCGGCGCCCGGCTCGAGGACGTCGGCCACCACGTCGTCCTGCCCGGCCTCGTCGACACCCACGTCCACGTCAACGATCCCGGCCGCACCGAGTGGGAGGGCTTCTGGACCGCCACCCGCGCCGCCGCCGCGGGCGGCATCACCACGCTGCTGGACATGCCGCTGAACTCCCTCCCGCCCACGACCACGGTCGGCAACCTGCGCGTCAAGCAGGACGTGGCGCGGCCCAAGGCGCATGTGGACACCGGGTTCTGGGGCGGAGCGCTCCCCGGCAACGTCAAGGACCTGCGGCCGCTGTACGACGCCGGCGTCTTCGGCTTCAAGTGCTTCCTGTCGCCGTCCGGCGTCGAGGAGTTCCCCGAGCTCGACCAGGAGCAGCTCGCCCGGTCCCTGGCCGAGATCGCCGGCTTCGGCGGACTGCTGATCGTCCACGCCGAGGACCCGCACCACCTGGCGGCCGCGCCCCAGCGGCCGGGCCCCCGGTACGCCGACTTCCTCGCCTCCCGCCCCCGCGACGCGGAGAACACGGCGATCGCGAACCTGATCGCGCAGGCCCGGCGTCTGAACGCACGGGTGCACGTGCTGCACCTGTCCTCCGCCGACGCGCTGCCGCTGATCGCCGCCGCCAAGGCCGAGGGCGTACGGATCACCGTCGAGTCCTGCCCGCACTTCCTCACCCTCACCGCCGAGGAAGTGCCAGACGGCGCCACCGAGTTCAAGTGCTGCCCGCCGATCCGCGAGGCGCGGAACCAGGACGTGCTCTGGCAGGGGCTCGCCGACGGCACGATCGACTGCGTCGTCTCCGACCACTCGCCCTGCACCGGCGACCTGAAGACCCCGGACTTCGCCTCCGCCTGGGGCGGGATCTCCTCGCTCCAGCTGGGACTGCCCGCGATCTGGACCGAGGCCCGCAGGCGCGGCCACACCCTGGAGGACGTCGCCCGCTGGATGTCCGCCGCCCCGGCGGAACTCGCCGGCCTCACGCAGAAGGGGGCGGTCGAGGCCGGGCGCGACGCCGACTTCGCCGTACTCGCCCCCGACGAGACCTTCACCGTCGACCCCGCCGAACTCCACCACCGCAACCGGGTCACCGCCTACGCGGGCAGGACCCTGCACGGTGTCGTCAAGTCGACATGGCTGCGCGGCACGCGGATCGTGGAGAACGGCACCGTCGCCGAGCCCACCGGCCGGCTGCTCGAAAGGAACGACTGA
- a CDS encoding glycerol-3-phosphate dehydrogenase/oxidase, protein MSTPSPASSLNAARRARELAALSDGAEVDVLVVGLGATGAGAALDAAARGLSVAAIDAHDLAFGTSRWSSKLIHGGLRYLASAQLDVAHESAVERGILMERTAPHLVHAQPFVLPLTPLVPRAQAALARAGFRAGDLLRVSARTSRTTLPAPRTLSAVETRHMAPALRPTGLRGGLLSWDGRLTDDARLVTAVARTAAAHGARILTRVRALSLGGWGAAVRDELTGEELQIRARTVINATGVWAGGLVDDVRLRPSRGTHLVLRSEVLGGLSAGLHIPIPGETNRFVLVLPQGDGRVYVGLTDEPVDGDVPDVPEVPETDIGFLLDVLGSALDVSVGRADVVGAFAGLRPLLDTSGAGGPGRTADISRRHAVLTSGDGVITVVGGKLTTYRRMAQDAVDAAVTARGLPAGGCRTASLPLVGAARPDALAALDAPRRLVRRYGTEAPAVHALGLADPELARPVVPGHPVTGAELLWAVRHEGALDESDLLDRRTRIGLVPHDRKTALEAARGALATRVG, encoded by the coding sequence ATGAGCACTCCGAGTCCCGCCTCCTCCCTGAACGCGGCGCGCCGCGCGCGGGAGCTCGCCGCACTCTCCGACGGCGCCGAGGTCGACGTGCTCGTCGTCGGCCTCGGCGCGACGGGCGCCGGAGCGGCCCTCGACGCCGCTGCGCGGGGACTGTCGGTCGCCGCGATCGACGCCCACGACCTCGCCTTCGGCACCTCCCGGTGGAGCTCCAAGCTCATCCACGGCGGACTGCGCTACCTGGCGAGCGCGCAACTGGACGTCGCCCACGAGAGCGCCGTCGAGCGCGGCATCCTCATGGAGCGCACCGCCCCGCATCTGGTGCATGCCCAGCCGTTCGTCCTGCCGCTGACGCCGCTGGTCCCGCGCGCCCAGGCCGCGCTGGCCCGGGCCGGCTTCCGGGCGGGCGACCTGCTGCGGGTCTCCGCCCGCACCTCGCGGACGACCCTGCCCGCGCCGCGCACCCTGTCCGCGGTGGAGACCCGCCACATGGCGCCCGCGCTGCGCCCGACCGGGCTGCGCGGCGGGCTGCTGTCCTGGGACGGCCGGCTGACCGACGACGCCCGGCTGGTGACCGCCGTCGCCAGGACCGCCGCCGCGCACGGCGCCCGGATCCTCACCCGGGTGCGCGCGCTCTCCCTCGGCGGCTGGGGCGCCGCCGTACGCGACGAACTCACCGGCGAGGAACTGCAGATCCGGGCCCGCACGGTGATCAACGCCACCGGCGTCTGGGCGGGCGGGCTCGTCGACGACGTACGGCTGCGGCCCTCCCGGGGCACCCATCTGGTGCTCCGCTCCGAGGTCCTCGGCGGTCTGTCGGCCGGACTGCACATCCCGATCCCCGGCGAGACCAACCGCTTCGTCCTCGTCCTGCCCCAGGGCGACGGCCGGGTCTACGTGGGCCTGACCGACGAGCCGGTCGACGGCGACGTACCCGACGTGCCGGAGGTGCCCGAGACCGACATCGGCTTCCTCCTCGACGTCCTCGGCTCCGCGCTCGACGTGTCCGTGGGCCGTGCGGACGTGGTCGGGGCGTTCGCCGGGCTGCGCCCGCTGCTGGACACCTCCGGCGCCGGCGGTCCGGGCCGCACCGCGGACATCTCGCGCAGGCACGCCGTCCTCACCTCGGGGGACGGTGTGATCACCGTCGTCGGCGGCAAGCTCACCACCTACCGGCGAATGGCCCAGGACGCGGTGGACGCCGCGGTCACGGCACGCGGACTGCCCGCCGGGGGGTGCCGCACGGCCTCGCTGCCGCTGGTCGGCGCAGCCCGTCCGGACGCGCTCGCCGCACTGGACGCGCCCCGCCGGCTGGTGCGCCGCTACGGGACCGAGGCCCCTGCCGTCCACGCCCTCGGCCTCGCCGACCCCGAGCTGGCCCGGCCGGTCGTCCCCGGCCATCCCGTCACCGGCGCCGAACTCCTGTGGGCGGTACGGCACGAAGGGGCCCTGGACGAGTCCGACCTCCTCGACCGCCGTACCCGGATCGGTCTGGTGCCGCACGACCGGAAGACCGCGCTGGAGGCCGCGCGCGGGGCACTGGCGACCCGGGTCGGCTGA
- the alc gene encoding allantoicase, which translates to MAIPSFTGNAHPYGGGDPYADYRTADFPFTGLANLADRRLGAGVIAANDEFFAQRENLLVPEPAEFDPEHFGHKGKIMDGWETRRRRGVSAEQPWPAADAHDWALIRLGAPGVIRGIVVDTAHFRGNMPQAVSVEGTTWEGAEGAPTPEELLSEGVKWTTLVPRTPVGGHAANGFEVTAEQRFTHLRVNQHPDGGIARLRVYGEVVPDPKWLATLGTFDVVALENGGAVQDASNRFYSPPANTITPGRSRKMDDGWETARRRDRGNDWIRYRLVAESEIRAVEIDTAYLKGNSAGWAALSVRTGEDGEWTEFLPRTRLQPDTNHRFVLDAPAVGTHVRIDIFPDGGFSRLRLLGSLTEQGSAALAARHRELGG; encoded by the coding sequence GTGGCGATACCGTCCTTCACCGGCAACGCGCACCCGTACGGGGGCGGAGACCCGTACGCCGACTACCGCACCGCGGACTTCCCGTTCACCGGTCTCGCGAACCTCGCCGACCGTCGGCTCGGCGCGGGTGTGATCGCCGCGAACGACGAGTTCTTCGCCCAGCGGGAGAACCTGCTGGTGCCCGAGCCCGCCGAGTTCGACCCCGAGCACTTCGGCCACAAGGGCAAGATCATGGACGGCTGGGAGACGCGGCGCCGCCGCGGTGTCTCGGCCGAGCAGCCCTGGCCCGCGGCCGACGCCCACGACTGGGCGCTGATCCGCCTCGGTGCGCCCGGCGTGATCCGCGGGATCGTGGTCGACACCGCGCACTTCCGCGGCAACATGCCGCAGGCCGTGTCCGTCGAGGGCACCACCTGGGAAGGGGCCGAGGGCGCGCCCACCCCGGAGGAACTGCTCTCCGAGGGCGTGAAGTGGACGACCCTCGTGCCGCGTACCCCCGTGGGCGGTCACGCCGCCAACGGCTTCGAGGTCACCGCCGAGCAGCGCTTCACACATCTGCGCGTCAACCAGCACCCCGACGGCGGCATCGCACGGCTGCGCGTGTACGGGGAGGTCGTCCCGGACCCGAAGTGGCTCGCCACGCTCGGCACGTTCGACGTCGTGGCGCTGGAGAACGGCGGCGCCGTGCAGGACGCCTCGAACCGCTTCTACTCGCCGCCCGCCAACACCATCACCCCGGGCCGCTCCCGCAAGATGGACGACGGCTGGGAGACCGCGCGCCGCCGCGACCGGGGCAACGACTGGATCCGGTACCGGCTGGTGGCCGAGTCCGAGATCCGCGCCGTCGAGATCGACACCGCGTACCTCAAGGGCAACTCCGCCGGCTGGGCCGCCCTGTCCGTCAGGACGGGCGAGGACGGCGAGTGGACCGAGTTCCTGCCGCGCACCCGCCTGCAGCCCGACACCAACCACCGCTTCGTGCTCGACGCCCCGGCGGTCGGCACCCACGTCCGCATCGACATCTTCCCGGACGGGGGCTTCTCCCGGCTGCGGCTCCTCGGCTCGCTCACCGAGCAGGGCTCGGCGGCTCTGGCGGCCCGGCACCGGGAGCTCGGCGGCTGA
- a CDS encoding YegS/Rv2252/BmrU family lipid kinase translates to MRQFTAVVNPTAGGSSGTAALLPLARLLREAGAGLDTRYSRDLEHAQELAREAGRKGHIVLAVGGDGMAGGVGGALSGTDTVLGLVPAGRGNDFARALGLPTDAAALAAVLLAGSPRAVDTIRVESSVHAGVSVLGSVYAGVDAVANRHANTSRLLRGAASYYAGGLRAVAAWRPAEYRITVDGSLHELRGYTVVAANSGYYGFGRNIAPGASLDDGVLDVVVIRHAPKRLFFAMMNELKTGAHLERPEVEVLRGREIRIEADRSLPYGADGEVDATLPVTVRVQPGALKVLA, encoded by the coding sequence ATGCGACAGTTCACCGCCGTCGTCAACCCCACCGCGGGCGGCTCCAGCGGTACGGCGGCCCTGCTCCCGCTGGCCCGCCTGCTGAGGGAGGCCGGAGCCGGGCTCGACACCCGGTACAGCCGCGACCTGGAACACGCCCAGGAGCTGGCGCGGGAAGCCGGACGCAAGGGGCACATCGTGCTCGCCGTCGGCGGCGACGGGATGGCGGGCGGCGTCGGAGGCGCGCTCAGCGGCACCGACACGGTCCTCGGCCTCGTACCCGCCGGGCGCGGCAACGACTTCGCCCGGGCGCTGGGCCTGCCCACCGACGCCGCCGCCCTCGCCGCCGTACTGCTCGCGGGATCACCGCGGGCGGTCGACACCATCCGGGTCGAGTCGTCCGTCCACGCCGGGGTGTCCGTCCTCGGCAGCGTCTACGCGGGTGTCGACGCCGTCGCCAACCGGCACGCCAACACGTCGAGGCTGCTGCGCGGAGCGGCCTCCTACTACGCGGGCGGGCTGCGGGCCGTGGCCGCGTGGCGGCCGGCCGAGTACCGCATCACCGTGGACGGTTCGCTCCACGAGCTGCGCGGCTACACCGTCGTCGCGGCCAACTCCGGCTACTACGGCTTCGGCCGCAACATCGCCCCCGGGGCCAGCCTCGACGACGGCGTGCTCGACGTCGTCGTCATCCGGCACGCGCCCAAGCGGCTGTTCTTCGCGATGATGAACGAGCTCAAGACGGGCGCGCACCTGGAGCGCCCCGAGGTGGAGGTCCTGCGCGGCAGGGAGATCCGCATCGAGGCCGACCGCAGCCTCCCGTACGGCGCTGACGGCGAGGTCGACGCGACGCTGCCGGTGACGGTGCGGGTGCAGCCGGGCGCGCTGAAGGTGCTCGCCTGA
- a CDS encoding TetR/AcrR family transcriptional regulator yields MTPIRHNHADGDAVLDAARDCVLAVGVRRTTLTDVARRAGVSRMTLYRRWPDVRTLVGDLMTREWIALAVGAMPPADPDRPTRTRLVDGLVGGVAAFRSHPLFHKIVDVDPELLLPYVLDRRGASQDALLGLITGALAEGHADGSVRQLHPDLQARSLLLVAQSFAMSLRTMTEPDDPELTDAAFLEELRTLLERTLTP; encoded by the coding sequence ATGACGCCTATTCGTCACAACCATGCGGACGGAGATGCCGTGCTCGACGCGGCACGAGACTGCGTCCTCGCCGTCGGCGTACGCCGGACCACCCTGACCGACGTGGCCCGGCGCGCCGGTGTGTCACGCATGACCCTGTACCGCCGCTGGCCGGACGTGCGGACCCTCGTCGGTGATCTGATGACCCGGGAATGGATCGCGCTCGCCGTGGGCGCCATGCCCCCGGCCGACCCTGACCGCCCGACCCGGACCCGGCTGGTCGACGGACTCGTCGGCGGGGTCGCGGCCTTCCGGTCGCACCCGCTGTTCCACAAGATCGTCGACGTCGATCCGGAACTGCTGCTGCCGTATGTGCTCGACCGCCGCGGCGCCAGCCAGGACGCGCTCCTCGGGCTGATCACCGGCGCCCTCGCGGAGGGCCACGCCGACGGCTCCGTCCGGCAGCTGCACCCCGACCTGCAGGCCCGGTCGCTGCTGCTGGTCGCGCAGTCCTTCGCCATGTCGCTGCGCACGATGACCGAACCGGACGACCCCGAGCTCACCGACGCGGCCTTCCTCGAAGAGCTGCGGACCCTTCTGGAGAGGACCCTCACGCCATGA
- a CDS encoding IclR family transcriptional regulator, which translates to MPTSSASATDAAKPAANSGGVQSLERAFDLLERMADAGGEVGLSELSASSGLPLPTIHRLMRTLVVCGYVRQQPNRRYALGPRLIRLGESASRLLGTWARPYLARLVEETGETANMALLDGDEIVYVAQVPSKHSMRMFTEVGRRVLPHSTGVGKALLAHFPADEVRALLARTGMPAATEKTITTPEGFLEALQQVRRAGYAVDDNEQEIGVRCLAVPVPDSPTAAAISISGPAGRVTEAATEKIVPVLLTVAKELSEALANTSAPRD; encoded by the coding sequence GTGCCGACGTCCAGCGCCAGCGCCACCGACGCCGCAAAGCCCGCCGCGAACAGCGGCGGTGTGCAGTCCCTCGAGCGCGCCTTCGACCTGCTCGAGCGGATGGCCGATGCCGGGGGCGAGGTCGGGCTGAGCGAACTCTCCGCGAGCAGCGGGCTCCCGCTGCCCACGATCCACCGGCTCATGCGCACCCTGGTCGTCTGCGGCTACGTCCGCCAGCAGCCGAACCGCCGCTACGCCCTCGGCCCCCGCCTGATCCGCCTCGGCGAGAGCGCCTCCCGGCTGCTCGGCACCTGGGCCCGCCCGTACCTCGCCCGCCTCGTCGAGGAGACCGGCGAGACCGCGAACATGGCGCTGCTCGACGGTGACGAGATCGTCTACGTGGCGCAGGTGCCGTCCAAGCACTCGATGCGGATGTTCACCGAGGTCGGGCGCCGGGTGCTGCCGCATTCGACCGGCGTGGGCAAGGCGCTCCTCGCCCACTTCCCGGCGGACGAGGTGCGAGCGCTGCTCGCCCGCACCGGCATGCCGGCCGCGACGGAGAAGACCATCACCACGCCCGAGGGCTTCCTGGAGGCACTGCAGCAGGTCCGCCGCGCGGGCTACGCCGTCGACGACAACGAGCAGGAGATCGGGGTGCGCTGCCTCGCCGTCCCGGTGCCCGACTCCCCCACGGCCGCGGCGATCTCCATCTCGGGCCCGGCGGGCCGGGTGACGGAGGCCGCGACGGAGAAGATCGTCCCGGTCCTCCTGACGGTGGCGAAGGAACTCTCGGAGGCCCTGGCGAACACGTCGGCGCCACGGGATTAG
- a CDS encoding saccharopine dehydrogenase family protein — protein MRILLVGAGGVGTAVTRIAARRDFFEHMVVADYDEARARAAVAGVPRAGRGASAGTGDGAEAADGRFTAARIDASDEAAVRELLERERCDVLLNATDPRFVMPLFRASLAAGANYLDMAMSLSRPHPQRPYEECGVKLGDEQFSLGEDWSASGRLALVGMGVEPGLSDVFARHAADELFDSIEEIGVRDGANLTVDGYDFAPSFSIWTTIEECLNPPVVFETGRGWFTTPPFSEPEVFDFPEGIGPVECVNVEHEEVLLIPRWVDADRVTFKYGLGSDFINTLRVLHQIGLDRTEQVAVRSAGGPVQVSPRDVVAACLPDPATLGDRMRGKTCAGTWVKGVKDGRPREVYLYHVVDNEWSMKEYGSQAVVWQTAVNPVVALELLATGAWSGTGILGPEAFEARPFLDLLEDYGSPWGMREQ, from the coding sequence ATGCGCATCTTGCTGGTCGGCGCCGGCGGAGTGGGGACAGCAGTCACCCGGATCGCCGCTCGCCGCGATTTCTTCGAGCACATGGTCGTCGCGGACTACGACGAGGCCCGGGCCCGGGCCGCCGTGGCCGGTGTCCCACGGGCGGGCCGTGGGGCCTCGGCCGGGACGGGCGACGGCGCCGAGGCCGCCGACGGCCGGTTCACGGCCGCCCGGATCGACGCCTCGGACGAGGCCGCCGTCAGGGAGCTCCTGGAGCGGGAGCGCTGCGACGTGCTGCTCAACGCGACGGACCCCCGGTTCGTGATGCCGCTGTTCCGGGCCTCGCTCGCCGCGGGCGCGAACTACCTCGACATGGCGATGTCCCTGTCGCGGCCGCATCCGCAGCGACCGTACGAGGAGTGCGGCGTGAAGCTCGGCGACGAGCAGTTCTCCCTGGGCGAGGACTGGTCGGCGTCCGGCCGGCTCGCCCTCGTCGGCATGGGGGTGGAGCCCGGACTGTCGGACGTCTTCGCCCGGCACGCGGCGGATGAGCTCTTCGACTCGATCGAGGAGATCGGCGTCCGGGACGGCGCGAACCTCACGGTGGACGGCTACGACTTCGCGCCCTCGTTCAGCATCTGGACCACGATCGAGGAATGCCTGAACCCCCCGGTGGTCTTCGAGACCGGTCGCGGATGGTTCACCACACCGCCGTTCAGCGAGCCGGAGGTGTTCGACTTCCCCGAGGGGATCGGCCCGGTGGAGTGCGTGAACGTGGAGCACGAGGAGGTGCTGCTCATTCCGCGCTGGGTCGACGCCGACCGCGTCACGTTCAAGTACGGCCTCGGCTCCGACTTCATCAACACCCTGCGGGTCCTGCACCAGATCGGCCTGGACCGTACGGAACAGGTCGCCGTGCGCAGCGCCGGCGGCCCGGTGCAGGTGTCGCCGCGTGACGTCGTCGCGGCCTGTCTGCCCGACCCGGCCACGCTCGGCGACCGGATGCGGGGCAAGACGTGCGCGGGTACGTGGGTGAAGGGCGTCAAGGACGGGCGGCCGCGCGAGGTGTACCTGTACCACGTCGTCGACAACGAGTGGTCGATGAAGGAGTACGGCAGCCAGGCCGTGGTGTGGCAGACGGCGGTCAACCCGGTCGTCGCCCTGGAACTGCTGGCGACGGGTGCGTGGTCCGGAACGGGCATCCTGGGCCCCGAGGCCTTCGAGGCGCGCCCCTTCCTGGATCTGCTGGAGGACTACGGCTCTCCCTGGGGCATGCGCGAGCAGTGA
- a CDS encoding DUF418 domain-containing protein translates to MTKTLSTPVGAPGASGGRLALLDVLRGTAILGTLMTNVWVFTTPGAEWGSLTGAGGMPGFTSLPDGAETLFRLVADGKFLAMLTILFGVGLAIQFDSAARRGLPWPATYRGRALFLLAEGTVHFVLVFAWDVLMGYAVTALLVARLLARSDRARRRVMWWAGGLHLLLMGGLTAALATAGDDGGTGSGGDVPREVVDLYAHGGYADQIAFRLDNAVALRLEPVLTFGLLVFLFLLGVRLYRAGAFGAEAAGRRIRIRMLGWGLGLGVPLTGLSVLAGPDGFLLERYCVAPLVAVGYIGLIGTVVDRVRREGRFTKGLASVGRTALSAYVLQNVLCVLVSYGIGLGLAERLGESGRPWWVMGLWAAVCALLTAGSTVWLRRFPKGPLESVQSRVLRR, encoded by the coding sequence ATGACCAAGACTCTGTCCACCCCGGTCGGCGCGCCGGGCGCCTCGGGCGGCCGGCTGGCCCTGCTCGACGTACTGCGCGGCACGGCGATCCTCGGCACGCTGATGACGAACGTGTGGGTCTTCACGACGCCCGGCGCGGAATGGGGGAGCCTCACGGGCGCCGGCGGCATGCCGGGGTTCACCTCCCTGCCCGACGGCGCCGAGACCCTCTTCCGGCTCGTGGCGGACGGCAAGTTCCTTGCCATGCTGACGATCCTCTTCGGTGTCGGGCTCGCCATCCAGTTCGACTCCGCCGCCCGGCGCGGGCTGCCCTGGCCGGCCACCTACCGGGGACGGGCGCTGTTCCTCCTCGCCGAGGGCACCGTCCACTTCGTCCTGGTCTTCGCGTGGGACGTCCTCATGGGGTACGCGGTCACGGCGCTGCTCGTCGCCCGGTTGCTGGCCCGCTCGGACCGGGCCCGCCGCCGGGTGATGTGGTGGGCGGGCGGTCTGCACCTGCTGCTGATGGGCGGGCTGACGGCGGCCCTGGCCACGGCCGGGGACGACGGCGGCACGGGGTCCGGCGGGGACGTCCCGCGCGAGGTCGTCGACCTGTACGCGCACGGCGGTTACGCGGACCAGATCGCGTTCCGCCTGGACAACGCGGTCGCCCTGCGTCTGGAGCCGGTGCTGACGTTCGGTCTCCTGGTCTTCCTGTTCCTGCTGGGCGTACGGCTGTACCGGGCGGGGGCGTTCGGCGCCGAGGCCGCCGGCCGGCGCATACGCATCCGGATGCTCGGCTGGGGGCTGGGACTCGGCGTACCGCTGACCGGCCTGTCCGTGCTCGCAGGGCCCGACGGCTTCCTGCTCGAGCGCTACTGCGTCGCCCCCCTGGTGGCGGTCGGCTACATCGGCCTGATCGGCACCGTCGTGGACCGGGTCCGCCGCGAGGGCCGGTTCACGAAGGGGCTGGCCTCGGTCGGGCGGACGGCCCTGTCTGCCTATGTGCTGCAGAACGTCCTGTGCGTGCTCGTCTCGTACGGCATCGGTCTCGGCCTCGCGGAACGGCTCGGCGAGTCGGGCCGGCCCTGGTGGGTGATGGGACTGTGGGCGGCGGTGTGCGCGCTGCTGACGGCGGGCTCCACGGTGTGGCTGCGGCGGTTCCCCAAGGGGCCGCTGGAGTCCGTGCAGAGCCGGGTCCTGCGACGCTGA
- a CDS encoding FAD-binding oxidoreductase, producing MDMLWSGWGDPAKAAPLPDSVIGLLRDLLGVTPRESGPADLGDIPVPDSALTGAARDALTAAVGDTAHVRTDAETRIRHTRGKSTPDLLRIRAGEVDDLPAAVVLPASHDEVLAVLRACAGHGLAVVPFGGGTSVVGGLAPEAEQGFVALDLRRLDGLLALDEVSRTAVLQPGLRAPHAEALLNERGFTLGHFPQSYEWASIGGFAAARSSGQASAGYGRFDEMVLGVTVATPEGTLEAGRAPRSAAGPDLRQLVLGSEGALGVITSVTVRIRPLPQTRVYEGWRFASFEAGAAALRRLAQDGPRPTVLRLSDETESFIGLAQPDRIGGEGAPQATGCMAIAGYEGTAEDTADRRARAREVLLACGGEFVGEEPGERWAHGRYDAPYLRDALLDAGAFAETLETAAFWSALPGLYDAVRQALTAALTEAGTPPLVMCHISHVYENGASLYFTVVSAQGEDPVAHWAPVKRAANDAILAAGGTISHHHGVGTDHRDWFTREVGPVGVRVLQAVKAELDPSGILNPGVLIPVR from the coding sequence GTGGACATGTTGTGGAGCGGCTGGGGCGACCCGGCCAAGGCGGCCCCGCTGCCCGACTCGGTGATCGGTCTGCTGCGCGATCTGCTCGGCGTCACCCCCCGCGAGAGCGGCCCCGCGGACCTCGGCGACATCCCCGTCCCCGATTCCGCGCTGACCGGAGCCGCCCGCGACGCGCTCACCGCCGCCGTCGGTGACACCGCGCACGTACGCACCGACGCGGAGACCCGGATCCGCCACACGCGCGGCAAGTCCACCCCGGACCTCCTGCGCATCCGCGCCGGCGAGGTCGACGACCTCCCAGCGGCCGTCGTGCTCCCCGCGAGCCACGACGAGGTGCTGGCCGTGCTGCGGGCCTGCGCCGGACACGGCCTGGCCGTCGTGCCGTTCGGCGGCGGCACCTCCGTCGTCGGCGGTCTCGCCCCCGAGGCCGAGCAGGGATTCGTCGCCCTGGACCTGCGCCGACTCGACGGACTCCTCGCCCTCGACGAGGTCTCCCGCACCGCCGTGCTCCAGCCCGGACTGCGCGCGCCGCACGCCGAGGCCCTGCTCAACGAACGGGGCTTCACCCTGGGCCACTTCCCCCAGTCCTACGAGTGGGCCTCGATCGGCGGGTTCGCCGCCGCCCGCTCCAGCGGCCAGGCCTCGGCCGGCTACGGGCGCTTCGACGAGATGGTCCTCGGCGTCACCGTCGCCACCCCCGAGGGCACCCTGGAGGCCGGCCGCGCCCCCCGCTCGGCGGCCGGCCCGGACCTGCGCCAGCTGGTCCTCGGCTCCGAGGGCGCGCTCGGCGTGATCACCTCGGTCACCGTCCGGATCCGCCCCCTCCCGCAGACCCGGGTCTACGAGGGCTGGCGTTTCGCCTCCTTCGAGGCAGGCGCCGCCGCGCTCCGCAGGCTCGCCCAGGACGGCCCCCGCCCGACCGTGCTCCGGCTGTCCGACGAGACGGAGTCCTTCATCGGACTCGCCCAGCCCGACCGGATCGGCGGGGAGGGCGCCCCGCAGGCCACCGGGTGCATGGCGATCGCCGGTTACGAGGGCACCGCCGAGGACACCGCCGACCGGCGCGCCCGTGCCCGCGAGGTCCTTCTCGCCTGCGGCGGCGAGTTCGTCGGCGAGGAGCCGGGCGAGCGCTGGGCCCACGGCCGCTACGACGCGCCGTACCTGCGCGACGCGCTCCTCGACGCCGGCGCCTTCGCCGAGACCCTGGAGACCGCCGCCTTCTGGTCGGCCCTGCCCGGTCTCTACGACGCGGTGCGCCAGGCACTCACCGCCGCGCTCACCGAGGCGGGCACCCCACCGCTGGTCATGTGCCACATCTCGCACGTGTACGAGAACGGCGCCTCGCTCTACTTCACCGTCGTCTCCGCCCAGGGCGAGGACCCCGTCGCCCACTGGGCGCCGGTGAAGCGGGCGGCCAACGACGCGATCCTGGCGGCAGGCGGCACCATCAGCCATCATCACGGCGTCGGCACCGACCACCGCGACTGGTTCACCCGGGAGGTCGGCCCCGTCGGCGTCCGCGTGCTGCAGGCCGTCAAGGCCGAGCTCGACCCCTCCGGGATCCTCAACCCCGGTGTGCTCATCCCCGTCCGCTGA